A part of Petrotoga mexicana DSM 14811 genomic DNA contains:
- a CDS encoding alpha/beta hydrolase translates to MALLQVNFMSKSLMRKVPILVVLPVDKVNLPGMSEITDNRNNSFKTLYLLHGMFGNYTDWVSETRIQRLAEERNLVVVMPSGENSFYLDQPESGNFYGEFIGKELVDITRKMFPLSKRREDTFIAGLSMGGYGAIRNGLKYHETFGYIAGLSSALILEQMLNESFKEIAYEKSCFGDPQEAILSDKNPKILVKYIREKMKEDPSVHFPKMYMACGTEDDLINSNRDFRDFLMENNVDLTYEEGPGAHTWDFWDTYIEKVLDWLPLKN, encoded by the coding sequence ATGGCTTTATTACAAGTAAATTTTATGTCAAAGTCTTTAATGAGGAAAGTACCAATTTTGGTGGTTTTACCGGTTGACAAAGTGAATCTTCCAGGTATGTCTGAAATCACAGACAATCGCAATAATTCCTTTAAAACGCTATATCTTCTTCATGGGATGTTCGGTAATTATACAGACTGGGTGTCAGAGACAAGAATTCAAAGATTGGCTGAGGAAAGGAATCTGGTTGTTGTGATGCCTTCTGGTGAAAATTCGTTTTATTTGGATCAACCGGAGTCTGGGAATTTTTATGGAGAATTTATAGGAAAAGAACTTGTTGATATCACAAGAAAGATGTTTCCTTTGTCTAAGAGGAGAGAAGATACCTTTATTGCAGGGCTTTCTATGGGAGGCTACGGTGCTATTAGAAATGGTCTAAAATACCATGAAACCTTTGGTTATATTGCTGGGCTTTCCAGTGCATTAATTCTTGAGCAAATGCTTAATGAATCATTTAAGGAAATTGCTTATGAGAAGAGCTGTTTTGGAGATCCTCAGGAGGCTATTTTATCAGATAAAAATCCAAAAATACTTGTGAAGTATATAAGAGAAAAGATGAAAGAAGATCCATCGGTACATTTTCCTAAAATGTATATGGCTTGTGGTACTGAAGATGATTTAATAAACTCTAACCGTGATTTCAGAGATTTTCTCATGGAAAATAACGTAGATTTAACTTATGAAGAGGGGCCGGGGGCACATACCTGGGATTTTTGGGATACTTATATTGAAAAAGTGCTTGACTGGCTTCCTTTGAAAAATTGA
- a CDS encoding sugar ABC transporter ATP-binding protein gives MADEINSSYSVIMKNITKTFPGVVALANVNFELEKGEVKGLVGENGAGKSTLIKILTGAYTPDKGEIIIFGEKFDALTPIISERKGIAAVYQDLMLTNHLTVQENIFLGNELSKFGLINKKEMIKKTKELLANLGYEDIIHPLDKVGNLSSAHKGMVAIAKALAKKVKIMIFDEPTAVLAEKEVKELFRVVKQLKSNGISVIYISHRLEEIFEICDTVSVLKDGKVVGSKKVEETTEDELITMMVGRELKKDLYLGRNIGEEVLRVENLTNTKVKDCSFSIRKGEIVGIYGLVGSGRTELVRALFGADPIEEGKIYIGGKQVNKPSPNSSIKRKLALIPEDRREQGLALRLSVKDNINLPIYTRISKIGIIDSKKEKDNTFHFIESLSIKTPTIYQKVENLSGGNQQKVVLSKWLASESEVFILDEPTNGVDVGAKEEIYELINDLASRGNAILFISSYIPELMSICDRILVMREGTIAGEVSRDEFSEEKILSIALKTEKNKVGVKND, from the coding sequence GTGGCTGATGAAATTAATTCTAGTTACAGTGTCATAATGAAAAATATTACCAAAACTTTCCCGGGTGTAGTAGCGTTAGCAAACGTTAATTTTGAGTTAGAGAAAGGAGAAGTCAAAGGATTAGTTGGCGAAAATGGAGCAGGTAAATCAACATTAATTAAAATTCTAACGGGAGCCTATACTCCTGATAAAGGTGAAATTATCATATTTGGTGAAAAATTTGATGCCTTAACTCCGATTATTTCTGAAAGAAAAGGAATTGCCGCTGTTTACCAAGATTTAATGTTAACTAACCATTTAACAGTTCAAGAAAATATATTTTTGGGAAATGAATTGTCTAAATTTGGTTTAATTAATAAAAAAGAGATGATTAAAAAAACAAAGGAGCTATTAGCAAATTTAGGGTATGAAGATATCATTCATCCTCTAGATAAAGTTGGAAACTTAAGTTCCGCTCATAAGGGAATGGTGGCTATTGCGAAAGCTTTAGCAAAAAAAGTGAAAATTATGATTTTTGATGAGCCTACTGCTGTTCTAGCCGAAAAAGAGGTTAAAGAACTATTCCGAGTTGTGAAGCAATTAAAAAGCAATGGAATTTCTGTTATATATATCTCACATAGATTAGAAGAAATATTTGAAATTTGTGATACCGTATCTGTATTGAAAGATGGTAAAGTTGTAGGAAGTAAAAAGGTTGAAGAAACAACTGAGGACGAATTAATAACTATGATGGTAGGTAGAGAACTGAAAAAGGATTTGTATCTAGGGCGAAATATAGGGGAAGAAGTTTTAAGGGTTGAGAATTTAACAAACACCAAAGTAAAAGACTGCTCTTTTTCAATAAGAAAAGGCGAGATAGTTGGTATATATGGTTTAGTTGGTTCTGGTCGAACAGAACTTGTAAGAGCTTTATTCGGGGCTGATCCCATTGAAGAAGGAAAAATATATATAGGAGGTAAACAAGTTAATAAACCTTCTCCCAATAGTTCGATTAAAAGAAAACTAGCATTAATCCCAGAGGATCGAAGAGAACAAGGGTTAGCACTTCGCCTATCTGTTAAAGATAATATAAACCTTCCTATATACACTCGTATAAGTAAGATTGGAATTATCGATTCAAAAAAAGAAAAAGATAATACATTTCATTTCATAGAATCTTTATCTATTAAAACTCCTACAATTTATCAAAAAGTAGAAAATTTAAGTGGAGGTAATCAACAAAAAGTTGTTCTTTCTAAATGGCTAGCTAGTGAATCAGAGGTTTTTATATTAGATGAACCTACTAATGGAGTAGATGTTGGTGCAAAAGAAGAGATTTATGAATTGATAAATGATTTAGCCTCGCGAGGGAACGCAATTTTATTTATTTCATCGTATATTCCTGAGTTAATGTCCATTTGTGACAGGATACTTGTAATGAGAGAGGGAACCATTGCAGGAGAGGTAAGTAGGGATGAATTCTCTGAGGAAAAAATTCTATCCATTGCTTTAAAAACTGAAAAAAATAAGGTAGGTGTAAAAAATGACTAA
- a CDS encoding AEC family transporter — protein MNTNYIEIIPKIIPVFILLGVGYFLKVKKFISNNSIGEIKKLIVNISLPALLFMSFLDVNFTIEFFFIILIVFLINLLMLLIGKGFAFFTKLKDPHLPLLFTGFEVGMLGIPLFGAIYGTESIKYMAVVDLGQEIYVWFVLFAMLLSLQQKGKQLHFVGLFKSFITSPIIIAILLGIILNSSGIKSLISENFLFQGVINSIDMLGSLTVPLILLVIGYEINFKTSNISLPLKIIGIRLLILVPIALLVGNFVFSKYLELDPLYSVALLSVVILPPPFIIPLFFNQEDEQMGEKSYVYNTLSISTVISIIAFLIIVVFFTPAL, from the coding sequence ATGAATACAAATTATATCGAAATAATTCCTAAGATCATACCGGTTTTCATCTTGTTAGGTGTTGGATATTTTTTAAAAGTCAAGAAGTTTATCTCTAACAATTCTATTGGTGAGATCAAGAAATTGATTGTTAACATTTCGCTTCCCGCACTATTATTTATGTCCTTTCTGGATGTTAATTTCACTATAGAGTTCTTTTTTATCATTCTAATTGTTTTTTTGATCAATCTTTTGATGTTATTGATAGGTAAGGGTTTTGCATTTTTTACAAAGTTAAAGGATCCTCACTTACCTTTGCTTTTCACCGGTTTTGAGGTTGGTATGCTTGGTATACCCCTCTTTGGTGCAATATACGGTACGGAAAGTATTAAATACATGGCAGTTGTTGATCTTGGCCAGGAAATATACGTTTGGTTTGTATTATTTGCAATGTTATTGAGCCTTCAACAAAAGGGAAAACAACTGCATTTTGTAGGGTTATTTAAATCTTTTATTACTTCTCCGATAATTATAGCTATTTTACTTGGTATCATTCTCAATTCTAGTGGGATAAAATCTTTAATTAGTGAAAATTTCCTATTTCAAGGTGTTATTAACAGTATCGATATGCTTGGAAGTTTAACAGTGCCTTTAATACTTTTAGTGATCGGATACGAAATTAATTTTAAAACCAGTAATATTAGTTTACCTTTAAAAATCATTGGCATTAGACTACTAATATTAGTACCTATTGCACTTTTAGTTGGGAACTTTGTTTTTAGTAAATATCTTGAACTAGACCCCCTTTACAGTGTTGCACTACTGTCGGTTGTAATATTGCCTCCACCTTTTATAATTCCTCTTTTTTTTAATCAAGAAGACGAACAAATGGGTGAAAAAAGTTACGTATATAACACCTTGTCAATAAGCACAGTTATATCTATAATAGCTTTTTTGATTATTGTCGTATTTTTCACACCTGCTCTTTGA
- a CDS encoding sedoheptulokinase — MKVLGIDFGTTSYSACLYDSKSKEIAFANKQNTSLIFDGLKSEFDIKKLESDFDSFIQYLTKIFDLKGTEAISVTGNMHSFFLVKDNTPTTNIITWQDQRALEKNENGISYVDYINKNYKSLFSKFQYLVSSGYAVTTLLPLKKFMDTSGFSLHFAPDFILKKLIGDTTYDSIPIDPSIAHSSGFYALENKDWNWELINALGYSEIHLPKIAEPGTFVGDVGKYIPQLTGTPIFLGMGDNQVSVLGAIFEKKFETSHNKTNSMVISIGTSGQISAVVKEIKKISKYIDYRPFLNNYYLLVGASLSAGKTIEAIKNFIKNFINLACKKNVEDNYIYEFIQNSILPVSPLKFRTTLNGTRYNPNLRGAINNISLNNFTIQNLVTAAAYGIVEELYKYYREMDIDYEDIIGVGNGLQKNKYFINIIKKVFNKNFYLSKLEETTSFGAAVCAMEGKSKGKVDFQE, encoded by the coding sequence ATGAAAGTGTTGGGAATAGATTTTGGGACAACTTCTTACAGTGCATGCTTATACGATAGTAAAAGCAAAGAAATTGCTTTCGCAAACAAACAAAATACAAGTTTAATTTTCGATGGTTTAAAAAGTGAATTCGATATAAAAAAATTAGAAAGTGATTTTGATTCTTTTATACAGTATCTAACTAAAATTTTTGATTTAAAAGGAACCGAAGCTATTTCAGTTACTGGAAACATGCATAGCTTTTTTCTTGTAAAAGATAACACCCCAACAACAAATATAATTACTTGGCAAGATCAAAGAGCTTTAGAAAAAAATGAAAATGGAATATCTTATGTAGATTATATTAATAAAAATTATAAATCGCTATTTTCTAAATTTCAATACTTGGTAAGCTCAGGGTATGCTGTCACAACTTTACTCCCTTTAAAAAAATTTATGGACACTTCGGGGTTTTCTCTCCATTTTGCTCCAGATTTCATCTTAAAAAAGTTGATTGGAGATACCACATACGATTCAATACCTATAGATCCTTCTATAGCTCATAGCAGTGGATTTTATGCATTAGAAAACAAAGATTGGAATTGGGAACTAATCAATGCATTGGGATACAGCGAAATTCACCTTCCCAAAATTGCTGAACCCGGAACTTTTGTAGGAGATGTTGGAAAGTACATCCCTCAATTAACCGGTACCCCAATCTTTTTAGGGATGGGTGATAATCAAGTATCAGTCTTAGGAGCAATTTTTGAAAAGAAATTTGAAACTTCTCATAATAAAACGAACTCGATGGTTATAAGCATAGGAACAAGCGGTCAAATATCTGCTGTAGTTAAGGAAATTAAGAAGATTTCAAAATACATAGATTATCGACCGTTTTTAAATAATTATTATTTATTAGTTGGAGCTAGTTTATCCGCTGGTAAGACTATTGAAGCCATCAAAAATTTTATAAAAAACTTTATAAACTTGGCTTGTAAGAAAAACGTTGAAGACAATTACATTTACGAATTTATCCAAAATTCAATATTACCAGTTTCTCCTCTAAAATTTCGCACTACATTAAACGGTACACGTTATAATCCTAATTTGAGAGGAGCTATTAATAATATAAGTTTAAACAACTTTACAATTCAGAATCTAGTGACAGCAGCTGCATATGGAATAGTGGAAGAACTCTACAAATATTATAGAGAAATGGATATCGATTATGAAGATATTATAGGGGTGGGAAATGGATTACAGAAAAACAAATATTTTATAAATATCATAAAAAAAGTCTTTAATAAAAATTTTTACCTAAGTAAACTGGAAGAAACTACAAGTTTTGGTGCTGCTGTGTGCGCAATGGAAGGAAAATCGAAAGGGAAGGTTGACTTTCAAGAATGA
- the ilvD gene encoding dihydroxy-acid dehydratase — MSDNKQRSDEIKKGISKAPHRSLLYALGLTKEEIDKPIIGIANSANDIIPGHKHLNEICESVKNGVYAAGGLPLAFSTIGICDGIAMGHSGMNYSLPSRELIADSIESVARAYKFDGLVLIPNCDKIVPGMLMAALRLNIPAIVVSGGPMLAGNYRGRKIDLHDMFEAVGARVANKISDEELSEMEMTACPGYGSCAGMFTANSMNCLTEVLGLALPGNGTIPAVFSSRRALATKSGEKIMELVAKDIKPLDIFTEKTVENAFTLDMALGCSTNTALHLPAIVHEAGIDFEIDIINKISSKTPHLCSLTPAGIHHIEDLHYAGGIPAVLKELSKKNLLHLDCLTVTGETLGENLKTVGYVNHEVIRPIDKPYHKDGGLAVLKGNIAPNGAIVKQIAVSDEMLVHEGPAKVFNKEEEAIKAIYGGKIKEGDVVVILYEGPKGGPGMREMLAPTSALAGMGLDKKVALITDGRFSGATRGSAIGHVSPEAAAGGPIGVVRDGDMVSINIPEKTLNLKISEEELQARLNTFKPILPKTNGYLDRYSRFVQSADKGAFLE; from the coding sequence ATGAGCGATAATAAACAAAGAAGCGACGAAATTAAAAAAGGAATATCAAAAGCTCCACATCGTTCTTTGCTTTACGCCCTAGGGTTGACAAAAGAAGAGATCGATAAACCTATAATAGGTATAGCTAACTCTGCGAACGATATAATACCAGGACATAAACATTTGAATGAAATATGTGAAAGTGTAAAAAATGGCGTATACGCAGCTGGAGGTTTACCTTTAGCTTTTTCAACGATAGGAATCTGTGATGGTATCGCTATGGGACACAGCGGTATGAACTATTCATTACCGAGTAGAGAGTTGATTGCCGATTCTATAGAATCTGTAGCTAGAGCCTACAAATTCGATGGATTGGTCCTTATTCCCAACTGCGATAAGATCGTTCCAGGGATGCTAATGGCCGCTTTGAGGTTAAATATTCCCGCGATAGTTGTAAGTGGAGGTCCAATGCTTGCGGGGAATTACAGAGGAAGAAAAATCGATTTACATGATATGTTTGAAGCTGTTGGTGCGAGAGTTGCCAATAAGATTTCTGATGAAGAGTTAAGTGAAATGGAAATGACTGCCTGTCCTGGGTATGGGTCTTGTGCTGGGATGTTTACTGCCAATTCAATGAATTGCCTAACAGAGGTTTTAGGACTTGCGCTGCCGGGAAATGGGACGATTCCGGCAGTTTTTTCTAGTAGGAGGGCTTTGGCAACAAAAAGTGGAGAAAAAATAATGGAGTTAGTTGCTAAAGACATTAAACCATTGGATATATTCACCGAAAAAACTGTAGAAAACGCCTTTACTCTAGACATGGCTTTAGGTTGTTCTACCAACACAGCTTTACATTTGCCCGCAATCGTTCACGAAGCCGGAATCGATTTTGAAATAGATATTATTAATAAAATTAGTTCAAAAACCCCACACCTATGTAGTTTAACTCCTGCAGGAATTCATCACATTGAAGATTTACACTACGCTGGTGGTATTCCTGCTGTATTAAAAGAATTGTCAAAAAAGAATTTGCTCCATTTGGACTGCTTGACCGTAACAGGGGAAACCTTAGGTGAAAATCTCAAAACAGTTGGTTATGTCAACCATGAAGTGATAAGGCCGATAGATAAACCGTACCATAAAGATGGAGGACTAGCGGTGTTAAAAGGTAATATAGCTCCCAACGGGGCAATTGTTAAACAGATAGCTGTATCGGATGAGATGTTGGTACATGAAGGACCTGCAAAGGTCTTCAACAAAGAAGAAGAAGCCATCAAAGCTATTTATGGGGGAAAAATTAAAGAAGGAGATGTAGTAGTTATCCTATACGAAGGTCCAAAGGGAGGACCAGGTATGAGAGAGATGTTAGCACCTACTTCTGCATTAGCTGGTATGGGATTGGATAAGAAGGTTGCCCTGATCACCGATGGTAGATTCTCAGGAGCAACACGCGGCTCTGCCATAGGTCACGTATCTCCCGAAGCTGCGGCAGGAGGTCCAATAGGGGTTGTAAGGGATGGGGATATGGTATCGATAAACATACCAGAAAAGACTCTAAATTTAAAAATATCAGAAGAAGAATTACAAGCAAGATTAAATACTTTTAAACCGATACTTCCAAAAACAAATGGGTATTTAGATAGGTACAGTAGATTTGTACAATCAGCGGATAAAGGGGCGTTTTTAGAATAA
- a CDS encoding ABC transporter permease encodes MTNNKKFNFTWSTQAVILLVVVAMWIFLSLTTENFLTVSNIQNILRQVTIQGINAVGVTLVIITAGIDLSVGSVVALVNILFAMLLVGGSPVWFGVLMVLALATGLGFVNGFFVHQFRVPPFIATLAMMSIARGAALLISGGRNVFGLPRSIAEFSSGTLLGIPNLFWFLIAVIGFMEFLLRKTTFGRYVYAVGSNPEAARLSGINIRWVVIGVYMIAGFLWGLSGILETSRLWMGVPSTGTGYELDAIAAAVLGGASLMGAQGSAIGAFLGALVMATIYNGSVLLNINPFWQRIIVGIILVITVSIDQIRSRRA; translated from the coding sequence ATGACTAACAACAAGAAATTTAATTTTACCTGGAGCACTCAAGCAGTTATACTACTAGTAGTAGTAGCTATGTGGATTTTTCTTTCACTAACAACTGAGAATTTTCTAACTGTATCAAATATTCAAAATATATTAAGGCAAGTGACCATTCAAGGTATAAATGCTGTCGGTGTTACTTTAGTTATTATAACTGCAGGTATCGATCTATCCGTTGGATCAGTTGTTGCTTTGGTTAATATACTTTTTGCAATGCTATTAGTAGGGGGATCTCCAGTTTGGTTTGGAGTTTTAATGGTTCTAGCGTTGGCGACGGGTCTCGGTTTCGTAAATGGTTTTTTTGTTCATCAATTTAGGGTACCTCCATTTATTGCTACCTTAGCTATGATGAGTATCGCAAGAGGAGCGGCATTATTGATTTCTGGAGGAAGAAATGTTTTCGGGCTGCCCAGAAGTATAGCGGAATTTTCTTCTGGAACACTATTAGGGATTCCTAACCTATTTTGGTTTTTGATAGCTGTAATAGGCTTTATGGAATTTTTATTGAGAAAAACAACATTTGGAAGATATGTTTATGCTGTTGGTAGTAACCCAGAGGCAGCACGATTATCTGGAATTAATATTAGATGGGTTGTTATAGGAGTTTACATGATAGCCGGATTTTTATGGGGATTATCTGGAATATTAGAAACTTCAAGGCTTTGGATGGGAGTTCCGAGCACTGGAACAGGCTACGAACTAGATGCAATAGCTGCAGCTGTTCTGGGAGGAGCAAGTTTAATGGGCGCACAAGGAAGCGCTATCGGTGCGTTTTTGGGTGCTTTAGTTATGGCGACGATATATAATGGATCCGTCCTTTTGAACATTAACCCTTTTTGGCAAAGAATAATAGTCGGAATTATTCTAGTCATAACTGTTTCAATTGATCAAATACGTTCAAGAAGAGCATAA
- a CDS encoding ABC transporter substrate-binding protein has translation MKKGLTVLLLVTVLLSFSLMGFGQTSFFDISKANPPKAIQSSDMTIFFIVKASENEFWQIVLDGAQKAANHFGVEFIHQEPTSESEVSRQVSILETAISTKPDAIVLAPTVADALVPGIERAMDSGIPVILIDSLANTDKYVSFLGSDNYTIGQRSADELAKALEEKNGSPSGKVAAITYMSGVGSLEARISGFLDRIEEAYPDIEVVSVRDAMGQVGNTINITLDLLTAYPDLDGLYANNQMTGDDMVRALDMQGRKDLAAVAVDASAQEIWGLENGYLDSVLVQQPWVMGYAGVAYAVMARNGVPLAKSVDTGILVITPESIASGEADAAINPFEYYKDW, from the coding sequence ATGAAAAAGGGTCTAACTGTTTTGTTGTTAGTTACTGTTTTATTGAGTTTTTCGTTGATGGGTTTTGGACAAACTAGCTTTTTTGATATTTCAAAAGCAAATCCACCTAAAGCTATTCAGTCAAGTGACATGACAATCTTCTTCATAGTAAAAGCTAGTGAGAATGAATTTTGGCAGATTGTTTTGGATGGAGCGCAAAAAGCGGCGAACCATTTTGGTGTAGAATTTATTCATCAAGAACCCACTTCGGAGTCCGAAGTCTCAAGGCAAGTTTCTATTCTAGAAACAGCTATTTCTACAAAACCAGATGCAATTGTTTTGGCTCCTACTGTGGCGGATGCCTTAGTCCCTGGAATAGAAAGAGCTATGGATAGTGGAATACCTGTAATACTTATTGATTCATTGGCGAATACGGATAAGTATGTATCATTTTTAGGTTCAGATAACTATACTATTGGTCAAAGATCTGCAGATGAGTTAGCTAAAGCATTGGAAGAGAAAAACGGTTCGCCAAGCGGAAAAGTTGCAGCAATAACATATATGAGTGGAGTTGGATCACTAGAGGCTAGAATCTCAGGATTCTTGGATAGAATTGAAGAAGCATATCCCGATATTGAGGTTGTAAGTGTAAGAGACGCTATGGGGCAAGTCGGTAACACTATAAACATTACTTTAGATTTGCTAACTGCTTATCCTGATTTAGATGGGTTGTATGCTAATAATCAAATGACGGGTGACGATATGGTAAGGGCACTTGATATGCAAGGGAGAAAAGATTTAGCAGCTGTTGCGGTGGATGCCAGCGCTCAAGAGATTTGGGGTTTAGAAAATGGTTATTTAGACTCTGTTCTTGTTCAACAGCCATGGGTAATGGGATACGCTGGAGTTGCCTATGCTGTAATGGCAAGAAATGGAGTACCTCTTGCTAAAAGTGTCGATACTGGAATATTAGTTATTACACCGGAATCAATAGCAAGTGGAGAAGCGGATGCTGCTATAAATCCTTTTGAATATTACAAGGATTGGTAA
- a CDS encoding RbsD/FucU family protein, with product MLKNIPKIISPELMKVLLEMGHGDEILLADGNYPSHSTGVKVVRLDGHGIPEILTAILKYLPLDTFVEENVLLMDNNLSSKPEIWKSYEEILYDSNEDFRIKVLERFKFYERARNVYAIVATSESALYANIILKKGVVKT from the coding sequence ATGTTAAAAAACATACCTAAGATAATATCTCCGGAATTAATGAAAGTCCTATTAGAAATGGGACATGGGGATGAAATATTGTTGGCTGATGGAAATTATCCCAGCCATTCGACAGGAGTAAAAGTTGTTAGATTAGATGGTCATGGAATCCCAGAAATTTTAACAGCCATCTTAAAATACTTACCTCTAGATACTTTTGTTGAAGAAAACGTTCTATTAATGGATAATAATTTAAGTAGCAAACCTGAGATTTGGAAAAGTTACGAAGAAATATTGTATGATTCTAACGAAGATTTTAGAATTAAAGTATTAGAGAGATTCAAATTTTATGAAAGAGCTAGAAACGTATACGCTATAGTTGCAACAAGTGAAAGTGCCTTGTATGCTAATATAATTCTTAAAAAAGGGGTTGTCAAAACATGA
- the pheA gene encoding prephenate dehydratase, which yields MKKDQNLKKCCYLGPKGTFSEIAAVKYFSENVSLIPLQSISDVFEMVQSKEVDFGVVPIENSVEGSVNITMDLLFEKSDIQVVGECVVPIKHFLLSYESLDLTEIKKLFSHQQAIGQCGKFIKNRLNNPEVIFTASTANACEMIKDVPKSAAIGSENIVNIYNLKVLAKDIQDSKSNSTRFFVIAHSDNFKKFEDPEQNYKTSIICSPKHNKPGVLYNMLKTFKEKNINLTRIESRPTKKQLGEYSFYIDFEGYKEDKDVITALDKLEKMSSFFKILGSYPKWKERE from the coding sequence TTGAAAAAAGATCAGAATTTAAAAAAATGTTGTTATTTAGGACCTAAAGGGACTTTTAGTGAAATTGCAGCGGTGAAATATTTTAGTGAAAATGTTTCATTGATTCCATTACAATCTATTTCAGACGTTTTTGAAATGGTTCAAAGTAAAGAAGTAGATTTTGGAGTTGTCCCAATTGAAAATTCCGTGGAAGGCTCAGTTAATATTACAATGGATCTTTTATTCGAGAAATCAGATATTCAGGTAGTGGGAGAGTGTGTTGTTCCAATTAAGCATTTTCTTCTATCTTATGAAAGTTTAGACTTGACAGAGATTAAAAAGCTTTTTTCGCATCAACAAGCTATTGGACAATGTGGTAAGTTTATAAAAAATAGATTGAATAATCCTGAAGTTATATTTACCGCGAGTACCGCAAATGCTTGCGAAATGATAAAAGATGTGCCCAAAAGTGCCGCTATAGGTTCAGAAAATATTGTTAATATCTATAATCTAAAGGTTTTAGCTAAAGATATTCAAGACTCAAAAAGTAACTCAACCCGTTTTTTTGTGATTGCACATTCAGATAACTTTAAAAAGTTTGAAGATCCAGAACAAAATTACAAAACCTCGATAATATGTTCTCCAAAACACAACAAACCTGGGGTTCTGTACAATATGTTAAAAACCTTCAAAGAAAAGAACATAAATCTAACAAGGATCGAATCTAGACCAACCAAAAAGCAATTAGGTGAATATTCTTTTTATATAGATTTTGAAGGTTATAAAGAAGATAAAGATGTAATAACAGCATTAGATAAATTAGAAAAAATGAGTTCTTTCTTTAAAATTCTTGGAAGTTATCCAAAGTGGAAAGAACGGGAATGA
- a CDS encoding LacI family DNA-binding transcriptional regulator produces the protein MKKVTIKDIAERAGVSPATVSRVLNHQNGVSDEVAEKIMKIAKEMNYSFNMNARILRSGKSKIIGIIIPDISNSFFSKVLYGIQSVLQPLNYKILLANTEENPKLEEEYLKTFVDHKVDGILSAPTRNVNKKVYLDIINGSIPVVFFDRIIPQMNISSVTLDNQGAIEKAIDHLLQKGHKKIGFVSGIKEIYTGEQREKGFLNSLKKFNLNSKECPVYGGQFSETEAEKAAKEMLNNFSITAVVCSNNKTTIGALRAIKNVKLRIKEDISIIGFDLESWSDLIEITIISQPQFSIGMICAQRLLREIENKNIETENIVLSPELIIRNSVKNITK, from the coding sequence ATGAAAAAGGTAACTATAAAAGATATAGCCGAAAGAGCAGGAGTCTCCCCAGCGACAGTATCTAGGGTGTTAAACCATCAAAATGGTGTAAGTGACGAAGTTGCCGAAAAAATTATGAAAATAGCCAAAGAAATGAACTATTCATTCAATATGAATGCAAGAATATTACGATCCGGTAAGTCCAAAATAATTGGAATAATTATTCCTGATATATCTAATTCCTTTTTTTCTAAAGTTTTATACGGTATACAAAGCGTTTTACAACCTCTAAATTACAAAATATTACTTGCCAACACGGAAGAAAATCCTAAATTGGAGGAAGAGTATCTCAAAACTTTTGTAGATCATAAAGTAGACGGTATCTTATCAGCTCCCACAAGAAATGTAAATAAAAAAGTCTATTTAGACATTATAAATGGAAGTATCCCAGTAGTTTTTTTTGATCGAATTATTCCACAAATGAACATTAGTTCTGTTACTTTAGACAATCAAGGAGCTATTGAAAAGGCCATAGATCATCTACTTCAAAAAGGGCATAAAAAAATTGGCTTCGTGAGTGGGATAAAAGAAATCTATACCGGAGAACAAAGAGAAAAAGGTTTTTTAAATTCTTTAAAAAAGTTCAATTTAAATTCAAAGGAATGCCCTGTTTATGGAGGACAATTCAGTGAGACTGAAGCAGAAAAAGCTGCAAAAGAAATGCTGAATAATTTTAGTATTACCGCTGTAGTTTGTTCTAATAACAAAACAACTATAGGAGCGTTAAGAGCCATAAAAAATGTAAAATTGCGTATAAAGGAGGATATTTCTATAATTGGTTTTGATTTAGAATCTTGGTCTGATTTAATTGAAATAACAATAATTAGCCAACCTCAATTCTCAATCGGAATGATATGTGCTCAAAGACTTTTGAGAGAAATTGAGAACAAAAATATCGAAACTGAAAATATTGTTTTATCACCCGAACTTATAATAAGAAATTCGGTTAAAAATATTACAAAATAA